Proteins co-encoded in one Acinetobacter lwoffii genomic window:
- the smpB gene encoding SsrA-binding protein SmpB, producing the protein MAKASIVVKKNNGGTIALNKRARHDYFIEEKFEAGLSLKGWEVKSMRAGRMTIVESYITFKNGEAFLFGAQVQPLLSASTHVVPEATRTRKLLLNRREIEKLMGAINQKGYSCVPLACYWKGPHAKLEIALVKGKQLHDKRATEKDRDWQRDKARIFHK; encoded by the coding sequence ATGGCGAAAGCATCTATTGTAGTAAAAAAAAATAATGGCGGTACCATTGCACTGAATAAACGTGCCCGCCACGATTATTTTATTGAAGAGAAATTTGAAGCGGGGCTTTCATTAAAAGGCTGGGAAGTCAAATCAATGCGTGCTGGTCGCATGACCATCGTAGAAAGTTATATTACCTTTAAAAATGGTGAAGCGTTCTTGTTTGGTGCACAGGTTCAGCCCTTGTTAAGTGCTTCGACCCATGTGGTGCCTGAAGCAACCCGTACCCGCAAACTGTTGCTGAATCGCCGTGAAATTGAAAAGTTAATGGGTGCGATTAACCAGAAAGGTTATTCCTGCGTTCCACTGGCCTGTTACTGGAAAGGTCCACATGCCAAGCTGGAAATTGCCTTGGTGAAAGGTAAGCAGCTTCATGACAAACGTGCCACCGAAAAAGACCGTGACTGGCAACGTGATAAAGCACGAATTTTCCACAAATAA
- the coaD gene encoding pantetheine-phosphate adenylyltransferase — MSKTRVIYPGTFDPITNGHIDLVTRAARMFDEVVVAIAIGHHKNPVFSLEERVALAKESLSHLDNVEFVGFDGLLVNFFREQKATAVLRGLRAVSDFEYEFQLANMNRQLDSHFEAVFLTPSEQYSFISSTLVREIARLRGDVTKFVPPNVVAAFERKLQQGW; from the coding sequence ATGTCTAAAACTCGTGTGATTTATCCGGGGACTTTTGATCCAATTACCAATGGACATATTGATTTGGTAACCCGCGCAGCGCGAATGTTTGATGAAGTTGTGGTAGCCATTGCTATCGGTCATCATAAAAATCCGGTATTTAGTCTGGAAGAGCGTGTCGCATTGGCGAAAGAGTCATTGAGTCATTTGGACAATGTTGAATTTGTAGGTTTTGATGGTTTGCTCGTCAATTTTTTCCGTGAGCAAAAGGCGACTGCTGTATTGCGTGGTTTGCGTGCAGTGTCTGATTTTGAGTACGAATTTCAGCTGGCCAATATGAACCGTCAGCTGGACTCCCACTTTGAAGCGGTGTTTTTAACCCCTTCAGAGCAATATTCTTTTATTTCATCCACTTTGGTGCGTGAAATTGCTCGACTAAGAGGTGATGTAACCAAGTTTGTACCACCAAACGTGGTTGCTGCCTTCGAGCGTAAACTTCAACAAGGTTGGTAG
- a CDS encoding YfhL family 4Fe-4S dicluster ferredoxin, with the protein MSLYITDECINCDVCEPVCPNEAIYMGELIYEIHPDLCTECVGHHDQPQCQLFCPVDCIPLDPNHVETQEQLQAKYEKLTAQKTSSN; encoded by the coding sequence GTGTCTTTATATATCACCGATGAATGCATTAACTGTGATGTCTGTGAACCTGTATGCCCGAATGAGGCCATCTATATGGGTGAACTCATTTATGAGATTCATCCAGATTTATGTACAGAGTGCGTCGGACATCATGATCAACCGCAGTGCCAGTTGTTCTGTCCGGTGGATTGTATTCCACTGGATCCGAATCATGTCGAAACGCAGGAACAGCTGCAAGCCAAGTATGAAAAACTGACTGCTCAAAAAACATCAAGCAATTAG
- a CDS encoding KAP family P-loop NTPase fold protein, which produces MTIDQINWQKDNFENIQTAWEGDLWDRRRLGEQLTNYVDHLQCGAVLALDARWGEGKTWFVRHWAKHLDDTKHNVIYLDAFANDYLDDPFLTIAAEISQAFKDSDEIGIEEINDFNSKTASVLISLAAVIPMIAAKAGMHWIGLGGAGEAIQEVYKQGQDVFDTASDEIASKVKEQIEKKIENHHIEKQTIQDFKKELTELAAQLEKPLVFIIDELDRCRPDFAIRLIERIKHFFDIPKIVFVLVMNKPQLLQSVKKFYGYDSEMNGDYLEKFVDFTVHMSSESDLYDFEEVIKYQLFRIGELNSLNDRSELFYWALGLQLDSKFNSRELIKKLNKYALLRTSHQKKNLILLSLIMGQESYANYHIFINSVVKKINEYLCTDKRLFMQRHNLSTWGSNGISDIGESEWFRLILEKDLEITDTFIDKLLAAYESAKKSSDPEYQLISVLKEVSISELDHSSNFIKDWQSYIHKGL; this is translated from the coding sequence ATGACTATAGATCAAATAAATTGGCAGAAAGATAATTTTGAGAATATTCAAACAGCTTGGGAAGGTGATCTCTGGGATCGACGTCGCTTGGGTGAACAACTGACTAACTATGTTGATCATCTACAATGTGGTGCTGTTTTAGCTTTGGATGCTCGTTGGGGTGAAGGAAAAACATGGTTTGTAAGGCATTGGGCAAAGCATTTAGATGATACGAAACATAACGTTATTTATTTGGATGCGTTTGCAAATGATTATTTAGATGATCCTTTTCTAACAATTGCAGCTGAAATTAGCCAAGCTTTTAAAGATTCTGATGAAATTGGTATTGAAGAGATTAATGATTTTAATTCAAAGACTGCCTCAGTGTTAATTTCTTTAGCTGCTGTTATTCCTATGATCGCTGCCAAAGCAGGTATGCATTGGATTGGTCTAGGTGGTGCAGGTGAAGCTATACAGGAAGTCTATAAACAAGGGCAAGATGTTTTCGATACTGCTAGTGATGAAATAGCATCTAAGGTAAAAGAACAAATCGAAAAGAAAATAGAAAATCACCATATTGAAAAACAAACGATCCAAGATTTTAAAAAAGAACTCACTGAACTTGCTGCTCAATTAGAAAAACCTTTAGTTTTTATTATTGATGAGCTAGATCGTTGCCGACCCGACTTTGCGATTCGTTTAATTGAGCGGATTAAACATTTTTTTGATATCCCGAAAATTGTATTTGTTTTAGTTATGAATAAGCCCCAATTACTGCAATCAGTCAAAAAATTTTATGGTTATGATTCTGAAATGAATGGTGATTATCTTGAAAAATTTGTAGATTTTACTGTTCATATGTCTAGCGAGAGTGATCTTTATGATTTTGAAGAAGTAATAAAATATCAATTATTTAGAATTGGTGAGTTGAATTCACTTAATGACAGAAGTGAATTATTTTATTGGGCATTAGGGTTGCAGTTAGATAGCAAGTTTAATAGTAGAGAGTTAATAAAAAAGCTGAATAAATATGCTTTGTTACGAACATCACATCAAAAGAAAAATTTAATTTTACTTAGTTTGATAATGGGGCAGGAATCTTATGCAAATTATCATATTTTTATCAATTCAGTCGTCAAAAAAATAAATGAATATTTATGTACTGATAAACGCCTCTTTATGCAAAGACATAATTTGAGTACATGGGGTTCTAATGGAATTAGTGATATTGGAGAATCAGAGTGGTTTAGATTGATTTTAGAGAAGGACTTGGAGATTACAGATACATTTATTGATAAGCTTCTTGCGGCATATGAAAGTGCTAAGAAGAGTAGTGATCCTGAATATCAATTAATTAGTGTGTTGAAAGAGGTATCAATTTCTGAACTGGATCATTCAAGTAATTTTATTAAAGATTGGCAGTCATACATACATAAAGGGCTTTAA